Genomic DNA from Desulfurivibrio alkaliphilus AHT 2:
GGCTTGCGTACCTGGGGTACGCAAGCCGGGCCGCTTGCCACAACCTGCGGCACGGCTGTTCGTTTACCCCGGGTGCGGGCTGAATACATTTTATTTTCAAAGATAAGAGCGGTCGAAGAGTCCGATGTTTAAAAAATTGCTGCGCCGCTTTGGCCTGGTTCCGCCGGCCCACCCGCTTTTTGCCGACAACTGGTATTATTTCCGCCGGCTCGACCAGAATCGTCCCTTAAGCGACTACGAGTTCGTGGTTTTCGACACCGAGCTCACCGGCCTGAATCGCCAGCGGGATGAAATCGTTTCCATCGGGGCGGTGAAAATCCGCAACCTGCAGATCCTGGTGGGTGAAACCTTCCACGTCTACATCAAGCCCTCCCGCGCCCTACCCAAGGACAGCACCCTGATCCACCGCATCACCCCCCAGCAAATCGAACAGGCCCCGCAACTGGCGACCGTGCTGCCGGATTTCATCTCCTTTTGCGGCCAGGCCCTGCTGGTTGGCCACTACGTCGGCCTGGACGTGGCCTTTCTCAACCGGGCCTGCCGCCGCCACTACGGAGCCGTGGTTTCCAACCCATGCCTGGACACCATGCGCCTGGCTCAGACCTATACCGAAATGCAATGGCAACAGTATCACGACCGCTTTCGCATGGACGCAACCTACAGCCTCGCCGGCCTGAGCCAGGAATACAACCTGCCCGACTTCACCTTGCACGACGCCTACGAAGACGCCCTGCAAACCGCCTATTTGTTTGTGTTCTTGATCAAAAAAATGCGC
This window encodes:
- a CDS encoding 3'-5' exonuclease: MFKKLLRRFGLVPPAHPLFADNWYYFRRLDQNRPLSDYEFVVFDTELTGLNRQRDEIVSIGAVKIRNLQILVGETFHVYIKPSRALPKDSTLIHRITPQQIEQAPQLATVLPDFISFCGQALLVGHYVGLDVAFLNRACRRHYGAVVSNPCLDTMRLAQTYTEMQWQQYHDRFRMDATYSLAGLSQEYNLPDFTLHDAYEDALQTAYLFVFLIKKMRAKGIVTLKDIFSAGQAWRNLF